The DNA window GCCGTGGATGATCGCCATTGCCCAGAAGACACCGCTGCAGCAGGTCAACGCGCCGATCAACAGCCCTTTCAGCCCGCCCTGCGGGCAGGCGAAATATGCCGTGCAGCCGAGAAAACCGGCCCAACCGATCAGCCCCAGGCTGACGGCAACCCATCCCCACACGCCGGACAGGATCCCGGTCGTAACGGCAATGGCGAAAAGAACGTTCATAAAGTGACCCGCGGCAAAAATAAAGCGCGCAGTTTACCCGAAGCGCGTTATTTTTTCGTGATTAAAATCACGATAAAAATGCAAATGTGGAAATGAAAATACCGTAAAAGTGAGATTTATCACAAAAAAAAGCCAGCGTGACGAGCACGCTGGAATAACACAACACCAGGGAAATCACGATCTCAAATGAAATGCCAACATGCGACGCCAGTCGCCCCCTCCCGAACGCAGGTTTCAGCGTGGGAAGCCCGCACGCGTTACCATGACGCTCAACATCAAACAAATCACGGCGCTGCTCAGGAATAACAAGTGGGTCGCCAAATGCAAATCGGCATGGTCGATCACAACGCCCAACAGAATCGGCACCCAGTTAGCGATATAAGCGATCACGTAGAACAGGGAGATCAAACGCGCATGACTGGCTTTCGGTGAAATCAGATTCACCAGCGTGGCGCTGCCGACGAAGATCGCGCCATAGGCGTAACCGGCGATCACCATGCCTGCGGCGGCCAGCGCCAGCGAATGGATCTGAATCGCCACGGCGAACACGCCGACCGACAAAGCCTGGGCCAGGCAACCGAACAACAGCGAATGGCGGGCGTTGATGCGACGACTCAAAATCTGGCTGATGCCGGCAATCACCAGATAGACAGCGACCACATAGCCAAAGACGCCACGGTTCTGCATATTCAACAGTTTTTCGGCGACGCTCGGCCCTATCGCCAGAATGCTGGCGGCGACCGCCCAGCAAATAAACAGCGCCCCGGCACACAAGAAGAATTTACCGCCGGTCGCGCGCAGGCCATCTGCCAGAGAACGCTTCGCCATCGGCGCGTTTTCCGCCGCTGCGCTACCGGCCTGCACCGCCACCGCTTCTCGCGGCCAGCGCAGCATCACGCCCAATGCGGCGACGGCGGCAATGGCCATGATGATGATGAACGGCAACGACGTGGTATGAAAACCGGTCTGCAGTGCGACGCCGCTAAAGATAGGGCCCAGGGCCAATCCGGTGGTAAAGGACAGCGTCGCGATCAACGCCGCATTTTTTCCGCCGTCCTGCGGCCCGAATCGCACCAACGCGATATTCGCCGCACCGGTCAGGGCGCCGGTGCCGACGCCGGCCAGCAGCCGTGCCATAAACATCATGAAGAATGACGACGCCACCGAAAACAGCAGCGCACCAAGCAACACCACCAATAGCGCCGGCACGATCATGCTGCGCAGGTCTTTTACTTTCCCCGCCATATTGCCTACGCCGAACAGCGAAATCAGCACGCCGGCGGCATAAGCGCCGTAGATGATCGTCAGGCTGACCGAACTCAACGCCAGCTCATGTTGATAAAGCGGATAAAGCGGCGTCGGCGCACTGCTGTTCAACAGCGCTGACATCAATGCCAACGCCAGAAACAGCAAAATAGCGAAATGCGATGTTCCCGACTTCGCTTTAGCCGTTTCTTCAACGGCGATACTTTCTGACATGTTCAACTCCCGAATCGATCAGGCATTCGCCCTAAATAAATGCGCCTTCCCGCTTGCCACGCGGCTTCAGGAAGCGCGCTTATCATAGCGTTGGGCTATTACGCCCAAAATAGCCAAGAATGCATCATCGTGATTCATTAATGCAGCATCGCAGCGTCGGGCATGCATTTCTGCAGCATGCGACGGCGCCAAACGATGGCGCAACCGCCCAATGCCACGCCATACACCGCATGGTTGGCCAGGCTGGCGATCAGCAAAGCCGGATTTTTACCGGCCATTCCCCAAAGACCCAAACCCACCGAGGGGTAAATGAAGCACAGCGAGATCAGCGAACAGGCCAGGCCATACGTCAGCGCCCCGACCAACAGGACGCCCCCCGGCTTAAGGCGCGGGCAGACCAGGCAATAGAACGGGATCGCCAGGCTAATGCCGGCAAAATAGTGCGCGCCGTAGCCCATCACCAGAGCCGCAGGCGCATCGGGGATGTCGCCTGGCCGCAAAAACCAAAATTGCCCCTGCAGCCATTGATTCATCAGTTTGCCGATGAAGGCCAGGTTGAGCTTGCCGATGAGACCGGCGCTGGAGGCGACACTGTTCACCCCATCCATCGCCAGCGTCGCCACCATGCCAAACAAGACCGCCATCGCCATGACGCCAACCGGACGCATGTTCATTGTTTCGTTCCTTATCACGTTATGCCACCGCCTGCTCAGGCTTGGCCGAGGCACGCTTGCGCACCGCCAACGCGCCGGACAACACGATCAGCGCCATACCGGCGGCGGCGATATAAGACAGCTGCTCGCCAAATATCAGATAACCAAGCAGCGTAGAGAAAATAATGGTGCTGTAAGAGAGGGTGCTGACAATCACCGCATTGCCGCCTCCGTAAGCGCGGGTCATGGCGATCTGCCCCAGACTGCCGAAGACGCCGATGGCGCAGACGCACAGCAGCATTGCTCCGTCCAGCAAGGAAAAACCCAGCAACGCAGTCATCAGGCCGCCAACCAACGTTCCCACCAGCGAGAAATAGAACACCACGCGCAGTTCCGGCTCGCCGCGCCGCACCAGCTTGCCGACGTTAAAGTAAGCCAGCGCGGTCAACAGACCGGCCGCCAGCCCGACCAGCGTGGCTACGTACTCTCCGTTGGGGGAGTCGGGGCGCAGCAATATCAAAATGCCGGCAAAGCCCAACAGCACGGAAAACAACAGCCGACCGGTCAGCTGCCCTCGGGTCGTGATGAACGCGATCGCCGACTGAAAGAGGGGATTGGTGTAACCCAGCGTGGTGGCGGTGGCGATCGGCAGATGTATCAGCGAATAAAAACCGCAGTACATCGCAGCATTGCCTATCGCCGCCCGCTTCATATGCAATCCGAGATGACGGGTGCGAAAACCGAGGCGCTGGATCTTGATCAGCGCTGCGACGATCAGCACATTGATGAGAGAACGATAAAAAATGATGTCGAAAAATCCGACTGTCGTCGATGCCAACTTGATGCAAGCACCCATCAGCGCAAAGAACCCGCTGGCGACGACCATCCACAAAGCTACCATGATCTTCTCTTATTAACGGCCTTTGGTCAGGGCCGTATCAACACTACCCGGCGGCTTTCACCGTCAACGGTTTATCGTCCGCACAAGCGAAGAACACCAGCATTTCGGCGCCCTGATCGCCGGAAACGCCCTGGTGCACGATATCCACGGTATCGGTAAACGAATCCCCCTGCCGGAACGTGCGGCGTTCACCGGTTTTCCGGACCGTGAGCGAAACGCTGCCGCCGCTCATATACACAGCGCTGATGCAAGGATGGGTATGCCAGGCCAGCACCTTGTTCGGCTCTACCGTCACCTTCAGCATGGTGATCTGCGGTGCGCCGGCGGGATACTGACGATATGCCGAGCCCTCCCATGCACTTTCGGTCTTGAGCAACGTCGTTTTGACGATGCCTTCGCCATGCCCCTCGGCAGCGTGAACCGGCCCCTGAAATACGGCCAACAATGCCAAAATGCCCCATTTAACCATCTGATCGCTCCATGACTACCGCAAGTAAAAATGCCAGGCGCCACGCGCGGTGAACCTGGCGGGTTGAAAAAACAGCGTTGCCCTACAGTTCGTTGATGCGCTGCTCGTATTCCGCGATGCTCTCGGCGTAGTAGCGGTTAGGCGCCGCAAAGTTGCCTACCATCACTTCGATGAGGTACGGCCCCGGATGTTTCGCCGCGGCGCCGAGGGCCTCGTCCAGATCCTCCAGCGTCTCCGCCTTCGCGGAGGCGACCCCCAGGCTGTTGGCAAACGCTTTCCAGTCATGGTTGGGCAAGGCGGTATAGTCAGCTGAAATGCCACGGTTTTGCAGCGTGTCGATATGCATGGCGCCGTGCGCGCTGTTGTTCATCACCACGAACACCACCTTCACGCCATAACGCGCGGCGGTCTGAATTTCGATGCCGTGCATCAACATGCAACCGTCGCCGGTCACCACGACGCAATCCCGCTGCGGTGCCGCCAGCTTGATACCGATGCCCGCGCAAATGGCCCACCCCATCGGCGCCAGGGAGCTGGAGGTGTGGTAATCCCCCCGCCCGGCCGCCAGCCAGTGATGCGCCATGAAAATGCGGTGTGCGCCCGAATCGACCACGACGTTGGTATCCGGGTTCATGCGGCTGCGAATGAGTTTAATCGCCTCGCCGGGGTACAGCCGGCTTTCGCCCTGGGCGATGCGCGCCTGCAACGTCGGCTGCGGCTGTTCCAGCGGCAGTGCGCGAACCGCGTCCAACCAGGCGTCGCGTAAGCGTGCCGCGTCGCCAAGCCGCGCGTCCTCATCGCCAACCGCGGCCAACAAACAGTGCAACGTACCGCTCAGGCTGGAAAATATCTGCAGATCCGGCTGGAAATGCGAGCTCACCTTGTCGAAGTCTTCGTCGATCGCCACCAGCGTTTTATTGCCGTGCAGTCTCGGGTTCCAGTTCAGGCTGTCGCGCTGGCTGAGATCGCAGCCCAGCACCAGCAACACGTCGACGCCTTCACCGTTGAGGGTTTCTACCGCGCGGGCATGCCCGGCAAAACCGTAGACCCCTAATGCCAGAGCGTGCCCTTCGGGAAACGCGCCCTTGCCCGACAACGTCGTGGCGACAGGCAAGCGGTATTTTTCCGCCAGCCGCAACAACAGCGCGGCATCCTGCGGATTGTTCATCCGGTTACCCACCAGGCAGGCGACGTTGAGGCCACGCAGCAGGTAATCATGCAGCAGTTGTTCCACTGCCTGCACGTCCACGGCCGCTTCACGGTGCTGCGACACGCGTTCAGGCCGATCGCGACGATCGCCGAGCGCGGTTTTCTTCTGCATGTCGACCGGCACGCTCAGGTAGGCGCGCCCTTTCCGCTGTGGGTTCAGGCTGGAGAGGCTGCGGCGCAGCTCATGCTGCAAGGTCAGGTTGTTTTTCGTTTCTATCGCGGCGCAAAGCAGCGGTTTGACGATGGTCAGCTCATCGATACCGCTGTTGCTGCCGTCTTGAAAAGCGCCCTGCGCCTCATGATAGGTGGCGATGCTGCCGGCCAGGTAAAGCACGGGGATCTTATCGGCTTGCGCAGCGGCCATCGCCGGCAGGAAATTCATGGTGCCGGGGCCGGAAATGCCCAGACAAACGCCAAACTTTCGGCTGGCGCGGGCATAGCCATCGGCCATAAATCCACATGCGGTTTCATGGGCACCGACGATGCCGACAATCTCGGAACGGTCAATAGAAGTGATTAACGGGTAAACCAGTTTGCCAGGGACCAAAAAGATATGTTGAATGCCGCGCGCTGCAAGGCCTTGAATAATAACATCGGCGTTGTTGCGTTCCATCTTCTCGGCGCCTGGCGCCACGGTAACTCTGACTCCGTCCTCCGTCGCCAGCGCAACGGGGGGCACAGCATCTCTGCGTGAGACTCCATTTTTTTATATCCAGTCATATCATCGTGAGCTAACTTGATTCAGAGTCGATCCCACTCGGCGGTCGCCCAGAAATAATGGGAACCGGCTCTTATTCGTATTGCTTATGCATTAGGGTAGCCTTGGTGTAAAATGTGCGTCGGGTCGCAGCATAAGCGCCGATAAGAATAAGCATTGCCAGACAAAAATAAAGGTGCAAAACCGCTTCACGGTGATGCATTTATACATATCCTGAAACATTATAAATAATGATGATACGAAGCCTTTTTTTCGGTCTCCACACCAGAATAAACACCGCATCACACCGTGTCCTTCCTCCTCTCGCCAGTCTGTACAGAGGAGGTGCGCAATGAACTGGGACGACGCCCGATTTTTTCTCGCCGTCGCACGCTGCGGCACGCTACGCAAAGCCGCCAGCCAGCTGCATGTCGATCAGGCGACCGTCGGTCGACGGCTGTCCGCTTTCGAAGATGCGCTCGGCTCCAAGCTGTTTATCCGCACGCCGAAATCCTTCGCCCTCAGCCCGCTGGGGGAGGAAATGCTGGCGGACGTGATGAAGATGGAAAATGCGGTGCAGGCGATCAACCGTAAAGCCGCCAGCGGTGACGAAAGCCTGTGCGGCAACGTGCGCATCGCCACCACCGATACCCTGGCCGAAGCCTTCGTGATGCCGGCGCTGCAAGATCTGCGGGAACGCTATCCGGCCATCACCGTCACACTGCTGACGGCGGTCAACATCGCCGATATTTCTTACCACGGCGCAGATCTGGCGATCCGCGGCGCCCGTCCCGATGACGATGAGCTGATCATCAAACGGTTAGCCACCATCGAAATGGGCCTGTATGCCACCCAGCACTATTTGGCGCGGCGCGGCATGCCGGTCAGGGGTGAGCAGCTGCGCGGCCACGATCTGCTGATGTTCCCGCGCGAGCTGGTGCCGCGCCACTGGAACAATTTCTGCGGCGAAGCCCTGCACGAGCCCAACGTCGTGCTGCAATGCAATTCGCAGCTGCTGCTGCGCTCCGCCACCCGCAGCGGGCTGGGCATCGGCCTGCTCTCCGCTTTTTTGGCGGACAAAGACCCGGAGCTGGTGCGCCTGTTCCCGGAGAATAAAGACTGGGTGGATATCTGGCTGGTGCTGCATCCCGATTTGCAACGCGCCGCCCGCGTGCGCGCGGTGGTGCAGGCGCTGGAAACCTCGTTTAGCGCCCATTACGGCTGAGTGCCGTTTACCCATAAAAAAAGGTCGCCGAAGCGACCTTTTTACCGTCTGAAGCGTTATCAGAACGTCGGCTGCGCCATCTGCACCAGCGAAATCAGCGGCTGCGGATAGACACCCAACAGCAGTACCAGCGCGGCTGAGATCAGCACCACGACGCCACCGGCGGTCAACGCCCAGTTGTTCGGGGTATCGCGCTGCAGCGATTCCGGCGCGCTGAGGAACAGGCTGACAGTCACGCGCAGGTAGTAGTACAGGCCGATGGCGCTGCCTACCACGACTGCGCCGGTCAGCCACCACAGGTGTGCGCTGACGCCCATCGCGATCACGAAGAACTTACCGATAAAGCCCAGCGTCATCGGGATACCAGCCAGCGACAGCATCATCACCGTCATCACCGCGGACAAGATTGGCTTATGCCAGAACAGACCACGGTAAGAGAACAGCGAATCCGCATCCGGGCCGCGGTACGGGCTGGACATCAGGCTGACCACGCCGAAGGCGCCCAGGCTGCTGAACAGGTAACCGGCCAGGTAAACGCCGGCGGTTTCCAGCGACAGCTGATGGGTTTGCACCGCAATCAGCGCCACCAGCAGGTAGCCCAGGTGGGCGATCGACGAGTAACCCAGCAGACGCTTGATGTTGGTCTGGCTGATGGCCATCAGGTTGCCGAACAAGATAGAGCAGAACGCGATGATCGACAGCACCATGCGCAGCGCTTCGTTGTCGGCGGCCGGGGCATACAGGAACAGACGCATCACGACCGCGAAGATCGCGATCTTGCTGGCGGTCGCCAGGAAGGTCGAGACCGGCGCAGGTGCGCCCTGATACACGTCCGGCGTCCACAGTTGGAACGGCACCAGCGACAGCTTGAAGCCCAGACCGACGATCATCATGCCCATACCGGCCAGGATCAGCGGCTGGTGCATCATGTTTTCCTGCAGGCTCTTACCGAGGCCGGCCAGCGACAGATCGCCGGACTCGGCATACAGCAGCGCCATGCCGAACAGCAGGAACGACGAGGCGGCGGCGGACAGCAGCATGTACTTGATGGCGGCTTCCAGCGGGCGCTTCTGGCGGTAGGCATAGCCCACCAGGCCGAACAGCGGCAGCGAGATCAGCTCGATACCGATGAACAGCGAAGCCAGATGGTTGGCGCTCGCCAGCAGGATGCCACCCATGGCGGCGATCAGCACCAGCAGGTAGAACTCTTCGCGGTTATCCGGATAGCCGACCAGCCACGGATACGCGAAGGTGCAGGTTGCCAGACTCGCCAGCAGCACCAGCCCGGTGTAGAACATCGAGTAACCGTCAACCCGCAGCAGCGGGGTGACGTCCATT is part of the Serratia marcescens genome and encodes:
- a CDS encoding DUF2938 family protein, which codes for MNMRPVGVMAMAVLFGMVATLAMDGVNSVASSAGLIGKLNLAFIGKLMNQWLQGQFWFLRPGDIPDAPAALVMGYGAHYFAGISLAIPFYCLVCPRLKPGGVLLVGALTYGLACSLISLCFIYPSVGLGLWGMAGKNPALLIASLANHAVYGVALGGCAIVWRRRMLQKCMPDAAMLH
- a CDS encoding DMT family transporter, producing MVALWMVVASGFFALMGACIKLASTTVGFFDIIFYRSLINVLIVAALIKIQRLGFRTRHLGLHMKRAAIGNAAMYCGFYSLIHLPIATATTLGYTNPLFQSAIAFITTRGQLTGRLLFSVLLGFAGILILLRPDSPNGEYVATLVGLAAGLLTALAYFNVGKLVRRGEPELRVVFYFSLVGTLVGGLMTALLGFSLLDGAMLLCVCAIGVFGSLGQIAMTRAYGGGNAVIVSTLSYSTIIFSTLLGYLIFGEQLSYIAAAGMALIVLSGALAVRKRASAKPEQAVA
- a CDS encoding cupin domain-containing protein — translated: MVKWGILALLAVFQGPVHAAEGHGEGIVKTTLLKTESAWEGSAYRQYPAGAPQITMLKVTVEPNKVLAWHTHPCISAVYMSGGSVSLTVRKTGERRTFRQGDSFTDTVDIVHQGVSGDQGAEMLVFFACADDKPLTVKAAG
- a CDS encoding thiamine pyrophosphate-binding protein encodes the protein MERNNADVIIQGLAARGIQHIFLVPGKLVYPLITSIDRSEIVGIVGAHETACGFMADGYARASRKFGVCLGISGPGTMNFLPAMAAAQADKIPVLYLAGSIATYHEAQGAFQDGSNSGIDELTIVKPLLCAAIETKNNLTLQHELRRSLSSLNPQRKGRAYLSVPVDMQKKTALGDRRDRPERVSQHREAAVDVQAVEQLLHDYLLRGLNVACLVGNRMNNPQDAALLLRLAEKYRLPVATTLSGKGAFPEGHALALGVYGFAGHARAVETLNGEGVDVLLVLGCDLSQRDSLNWNPRLHGNKTLVAIDEDFDKVSSHFQPDLQIFSSLSGTLHCLLAAVGDEDARLGDAARLRDAWLDAVRALPLEQPQPTLQARIAQGESRLYPGEAIKLIRSRMNPDTNVVVDSGAHRIFMAHHWLAAGRGDYHTSSSLAPMGWAICAGIGIKLAAPQRDCVVVTGDGCMLMHGIEIQTAARYGVKVVFVVMNNSAHGAMHIDTLQNRGISADYTALPNHDWKAFANSLGVASAKAETLEDLDEALGAAAKHPGPYLIEVMVGNFAAPNRYYAESIAEYEQRINEL
- a CDS encoding MFS transporter; the encoded protein is MSESIAVEETAKAKSGTSHFAILLFLALALMSALLNSSAPTPLYPLYQHELALSSVSLTIIYGAYAAGVLISLFGVGNMAGKVKDLRSMIVPALLVVLLGALLFSVASSFFMMFMARLLAGVGTGALTGAANIALVRFGPQDGGKNAALIATLSFTTGLALGPIFSGVALQTGFHTTSLPFIIIMAIAAVAALGVMLRWPREAVAVQAGSAAAENAPMAKRSLADGLRATGGKFFLCAGALFICWAVAASILAIGPSVAEKLLNMQNRGVFGYVVAVYLVIAGISQILSRRINARHSLLFGCLAQALSVGVFAVAIQIHSLALAAAGMVIAGYAYGAIFVGSATLVNLISPKASHARLISLFYVIAYIANWVPILLGVVIDHADLHLATHLLFLSSAVICLMLSVMVTRAGFPR
- the nuoN gene encoding NADH-quinone oxidoreductase subunit NuoN, with the translated sequence MTITPQQLIALLPLLIVGLTVVVVMLGIAWRRDHFINATLTVIGLNLALLSLYFVGQAGPMDVTPLLRVDGYSMFYTGLVLLASLATCTFAYPWLVGYPDNREEFYLLVLIAAMGGILLASANHLASLFIGIELISLPLFGLVGYAYRQKRPLEAAIKYMLLSAAASSFLLFGMALLYAESGDLSLAGLGKSLQENMMHQPLILAGMGMMIVGLGFKLSLVPFQLWTPDVYQGAPAPVSTFLATASKIAIFAVVMRLFLYAPAADNEALRMVLSIIAFCSILFGNLMAISQTNIKRLLGYSSIAHLGYLLVALIAVQTHQLSLETAGVYLAGYLFSSLGAFGVVSLMSSPYRGPDADSLFSYRGLFWHKPILSAVMTVMMLSLAGIPMTLGFIGKFFVIAMGVSAHLWWLTGAVVVGSAIGLYYYLRVTVSLFLSAPESLQRDTPNNWALTAGGVVVLISAALVLLLGVYPQPLISLVQMAQPTF
- a CDS encoding LysR family transcriptional regulator translates to MNWDDARFFLAVARCGTLRKAASQLHVDQATVGRRLSAFEDALGSKLFIRTPKSFALSPLGEEMLADVMKMENAVQAINRKAASGDESLCGNVRIATTDTLAEAFVMPALQDLRERYPAITVTLLTAVNIADISYHGADLAIRGARPDDDELIIKRLATIEMGLYATQHYLARRGMPVRGEQLRGHDLLMFPRELVPRHWNNFCGEALHEPNVVLQCNSQLLLRSATRSGLGIGLLSAFLADKDPELVRLFPENKDWVDIWLVLHPDLQRAARVRAVVQALETSFSAHYG